From the genome of Turicibacter faecis, one region includes:
- a CDS encoding carbohydrate ABC transporter permease, which produces MEKRAMYSMGIMPMEEDNVKKKKRLGLGKLEPVFYLIPAFSVFAVFVFYPFIKTIILSLSRTNLRGEIQAFVGLDNFNELFTSPDFYRSMVVTFQFVLLVSIPSVVIGLILALLANNKLKGNRVYELMFSVPMAIASAPAAAIWTMIFHPTNGVLNFILGKEIGWLTDPNYALFSISIVTIWLNLGINFIFLTTGLRNIPSELLESSAIDGARFFHKLKHIIIPMISPQLFLVIFMNLINSFQAFGQIKLLTQGGPGDSTNVLVHSIYREAFFNGRFETACTQALVLFVMMLIVTLVQFKFEKKGVHYQ; this is translated from the coding sequence ATGGAAAAACGGGCAATGTATTCAATGGGAATAATGCCTATGGAAGAGGACAACGTGAAAAAAAAGAAAAGATTGGGATTAGGGAAACTAGAGCCTGTTTTTTATTTAATACCTGCATTTTCGGTATTTGCGGTTTTTGTGTTTTATCCATTTATTAAAACAATTATTCTAAGTTTATCCCGAACGAATTTACGTGGGGAAATCCAGGCATTTGTAGGTTTAGATAACTTTAATGAATTATTTACTAGTCCGGATTTTTACCGCTCAATGGTGGTGACATTTCAATTTGTATTGTTAGTTTCCATTCCATCAGTAGTCATCGGTTTAATTTTAGCCTTATTAGCAAACAACAAATTAAAAGGAAATCGGGTATATGAGTTAATGTTTTCGGTACCTATGGCCATTGCTTCTGCACCCGCAGCCGCTATTTGGACCATGATTTTTCATCCAACGAATGGAGTTTTAAATTTTATTTTGGGAAAGGAAATTGGTTGGTTAACGGATCCTAACTATGCACTGTTTTCTATTTCTATTGTAACGATTTGGTTAAATTTAGGGATTAATTTTATTTTTTTAACTACAGGTCTTCGTAATATTCCAAGTGAGTTATTAGAAAGTTCGGCAATTGATGGGGCACGCTTCTTTCACAAATTGAAGCATATTATTATTCCAATGATATCTCCCCAACTGTTTTTAGTTATTTTTATGAATCTGATTAATAGTTTTCAAGCTTTTGGGCAAATAAAGTTGTTAACGCAAGGTGGACCCGGAGATTCAACCAATGTTCTTGTCCATTCTATTTATCGTGAAGCCTTCTTTAATGGACGGTTTGAAACGGCTTGTACACAGGCGCTTGTTTTATTTGTCATGATGTTGATTGTGACACTTGTCCAGTTTAAGTTTGAGAAGAAGGGGGTTCATTACCAATAA
- a CDS encoding ABC transporter substrate-binding protein has product MKKKVLAVAGILGITLLTGCSGGNQASGTEITFWHSMGGKGGEAINKLVKEFNDSQDDIQVVAEFQGEYDDAINKLKSSALSHSGPDIMQVYEIGTKWMMDSGYAIPMQALIDEDGYDISHLEENIIDYYTVDGELYSMPFNTSTPILYYNKTAFEEVGLNPEIAPTDFNQIIEFSNKLSEDGRYGYAMQIYGWFFEQFLLKQGLDYANEGNGRDGNATEVVFDENGGAATIIDGWKKLIDSGAAISFGRDGDAIKDAFASGKVAMMIASTASLTDIKSKIDDSFELGTAYFPSVNSQDTGGVSIGGASLWVMDNGDDEKSKAAFEFIKFMVSPESQAKWAQATGYFSVTKDAYEIPSMVEHLNNNKEFQTAINQLREANNQSGALLGVLTEARATIEENIEKVLNNELTTKKAIENIAKTINTALDKYNKANR; this is encoded by the coding sequence ATGAAGAAAAAGGTATTAGCAGTAGCAGGTATTTTAGGAATAACCCTATTAACCGGGTGCAGTGGGGGCAACCAGGCATCAGGGACAGAGATTACCTTCTGGCATTCGATGGGGGGAAAAGGCGGAGAGGCTATTAATAAGTTAGTCAAAGAGTTTAATGATTCACAGGATGATATCCAGGTGGTTGCAGAGTTTCAGGGGGAATATGATGATGCCATTAATAAATTAAAAAGTTCAGCGCTTAGTCATTCAGGCCCTGATATCATGCAGGTTTATGAAATCGGGACAAAATGGATGATGGATAGTGGATATGCGATTCCGATGCAAGCGTTAATTGATGAAGATGGATATGATATCTCTCATTTAGAGGAAAATATTATAGACTATTACACCGTTGATGGTGAGCTATATTCAATGCCATTCAATACATCAACTCCGATTCTTTATTATAATAAAACGGCCTTTGAGGAGGTAGGTCTCAATCCAGAAATAGCTCCTACCGATTTTAATCAAATTATTGAATTCTCAAACAAGTTATCGGAAGACGGTCGTTATGGATATGCGATGCAAATCTATGGATGGTTCTTCGAACAGTTTTTATTGAAACAGGGATTAGATTATGCGAACGAAGGAAATGGACGAGACGGCAATGCAACAGAGGTTGTATTTGATGAGAATGGTGGGGCCGCGACGATTATTGACGGGTGGAAGAAGTTAATTGACTCGGGGGCAGCTATTAGTTTTGGTCGTGATGGGGATGCAATAAAGGATGCTTTTGCATCAGGTAAAGTAGCAATGATGATTGCCTCAACGGCTTCCCTGACTGATATTAAAAGTAAAATTGATGACTCCTTTGAATTAGGGACGGCCTATTTTCCTTCAGTAAATAGCCAAGATACGGGTGGTGTTTCAATTGGTGGAGCTTCTTTATGGGTGATGGATAATGGTGATGATGAAAAATCCAAGGCTGCTTTTGAGTTTATTAAATTCATGGTTTCACCGGAGAGCCAAGCGAAATGGGCACAAGCAACGGGATATTTTTCAGTAACAAAAGATGCTTATGAGATCCCAAGTATGGTTGAGCATTTGAATAATAATAAAGAATTTCAAACAGCGATTAACCAATTACGTGAAGCTAACAATCAATCAGGAGCATTACTCGGGGTTTTAACTGAAGCACGTGCAACTATTGAGGAAAACATTGAAAAAGTTTTAAATAATGAATTAACAACGAAAAAGGCGATAGAAAATATAGCTAAAACAATTAATACGGCATTGGATAAATACAATAAGGCCAATCGATAA
- a CDS encoding zinc ribbon domain-containing protein YjdM, with amino-acid sequence MSALPNCPKCNSEYTYEDGSMLVCPMCAYEWNPAADAEAAEANVIRDANGNVLADGDTVTVIKDLKVKGSSSAIKQGTKVKGIRLVHDSTNGHDIDCKIDGFGAMSLKSEFVKKI; translated from the coding sequence ATGTCAGCTTTACCAAATTGCCCAAAATGTAATTCAGAATATACTTACGAAGATGGAAGTATGTTAGTTTGTCCAATGTGTGCTTACGAGTGGAATCCAGCGGCAGATGCTGAAGCAGCAGAAGCGAATGTAATTCGTGATGCGAATGGAAATGTATTAGCAGATGGAGATACAGTAACAGTTATTAAAGATTTAAAAGTTAAAGGAAGTTCTTCAGCGATTAAGCAAGGAACTAAAGTTAAGGGAATTCGTTTAGTTCATGATTCAACAAATGGACACGATATCGATTGTAAAATTGATGGATTTGGAGCGATGAGCTTAAAATCAGAATTCGTTAAAAAAATCTAG
- a CDS encoding MurR/RpiR family transcriptional regulator — MTFENMVKCCDRLTPTEYKLAQFIIKNKRLIQKLSIQELANQTFISKSGIHRFCKKLGFDGYNGLKLKLIQDLSLGTKDKSIDANFPFLETDNHAMVAKRLLDLYEATVRDTFHSIDVDMLERCVNLLHVADVIDIYTYAHNLNIAENFQDKMRTIGRVVNCPKSFYEQRYTAAASNSKHVAMLLSYSGRAVFLPDIIEMLSRNKVEMILVGRIGNTTSNGAIKNRLYLSDREDFKNRISHFSSHIAMQYMLDVLFSSIFKKDYRKNINYIDEILSIVDDRHLEEE; from the coding sequence ATGACTTTTGAGAATATGGTTAAGTGTTGCGATAGGTTGACGCCGACCGAGTACAAATTGGCACAATTTATTATAAAGAATAAAAGGTTAATTCAAAAATTATCTATTCAGGAACTGGCTAATCAGACTTTTATTTCAAAATCGGGGATTCACCGTTTTTGTAAAAAGTTAGGTTTTGATGGATATAATGGACTAAAGTTAAAGTTGATTCAAGATTTATCACTGGGTACAAAGGATAAATCTATTGATGCGAATTTTCCGTTTTTAGAAACAGATAATCATGCTATGGTTGCTAAACGTTTGTTAGATTTGTACGAGGCTACTGTGAGGGACACGTTCCATTCTATTGATGTGGACATGCTAGAGAGGTGTGTTAATTTATTGCATGTGGCGGATGTTATTGATATTTATACCTATGCTCACAATTTAAATATTGCGGAGAATTTTCAAGATAAAATGAGGACAATTGGACGCGTTGTCAATTGTCCAAAATCTTTTTATGAACAACGATATACAGCAGCAGCATCTAATAGTAAGCATGTGGCTATGTTACTTTCTTATTCGGGGAGAGCTGTCTTTTTACCGGATATTATAGAGATGTTGAGTAGAAATAAAGTCGAAATGATTTTAGTAGGTCGGATAGGAAATACAACTTCAAATGGTGCGATTAAGAACCGATTATATTTAAGTGATCGAGAAGATTTTAAGAATCGTATTTCTCATTTTTCTTCACACATTGCGATGCAATATATGTTAGACGTCTTATTTAGTTCTATTTTTAAAAAAGATTATAGGAAAAATATTAATTATATTGATGAGATTCTTTCGATTGTAGATGACCGGCATCTTGAGGAAGAATAA
- a CDS encoding metallophosphoesterase family protein — MKIGIISDTHNVLREEVINRLNQITKTFVVRGNNDLLDLPDYLEIEMNQCLIYVVHDKRNIPDKLAGIDVVIYGHSHRYEQEEREGVLFLNPGSCGRRRFSLPLTMAFLWVEDNEIRIERINLDD; from the coding sequence TTGAAAATTGGTATTATTTCTGATACACATAATGTTTTAAGAGAAGAGGTGATTAATAGGTTAAATCAGATCACTAAGACATTTGTCGTGCGAGGCAATAACGATTTATTGGATCTTCCAGATTATTTAGAAATAGAAATGAATCAGTGTTTGATTTATGTTGTGCATGATAAAAGGAATATTCCTGATAAGTTAGCTGGAATAGATGTGGTGATCTATGGGCATTCTCATCGGTATGAGCAGGAGGAAAGAGAGGGAGTATTATTTTTAAATCCGGGAAGTTGTGGAAGACGACGATTTTCTTTACCTTTAACGATGGCATTTTTGTGGGTAGAAGATAACGAAATAAGGATTGAAAGAATTAATTTGGATGATTAG
- a CDS encoding carbohydrate ABC transporter permease, with product MKMYKRNRIILTGLNIICGLLIISPLLYALSLSFMSQGEMAQYPIKLFPSHLNVENYKEALNPVPLLRFLINSLVVSILVTIGQVITSSLAAYAFAFYEFKYKRLLFLLVLSTMMIPAETTIISNFLTVSSLGWTDHLYVLIIPFLTSAMGIFLIRQFYLTIPKELLEAAKIDGCNHFKFLINILIPISKPAIASLSIYTFIGTWNQYLWPLLTINNGNNRTVQIGISMLQFAEGSNYGVVLAGAILVLIPSILVFMIGQKSLVAGMTAGSVKG from the coding sequence ATGAAAATGTATAAGAGAAATCGTATCATCCTAACCGGATTAAATATTATTTGTGGTTTATTGATTATTTCTCCCTTGCTGTATGCACTCTCGTTAAGTTTTATGTCCCAAGGGGAAATGGCTCAATATCCAATTAAATTATTTCCAAGTCATTTAAATGTAGAGAATTATAAAGAGGCTTTAAATCCGGTGCCGTTACTTCGATTTTTGATAAATAGTTTAGTGGTTTCTATTTTGGTAACTATTGGCCAAGTCATTACTTCGAGTCTAGCAGCCTATGCCTTTGCTTTTTATGAATTTAAATATAAGAGGTTATTGTTTTTATTGGTTTTGTCGACGATGATGATTCCAGCGGAAACAACTATTATTTCTAACTTTCTAACTGTTAGTTCATTAGGGTGGACGGATCACTTATATGTATTAATTATTCCATTTCTAACGTCTGCTATGGGAATTTTTTTAATTCGTCAATTCTATTTAACAATTCCAAAGGAATTACTGGAGGCGGCTAAGATTGATGGTTGTAATCATTTTAAATTTTTAATCAATATATTGATTCCAATTTCTAAACCGGCGATTGCTTCATTATCTATTTATACGTTTATCGGAACTTGGAATCAATATCTATGGCCATTACTAACTATAAATAATGGGAATAATCGAACAGTTCAGATTGGAATTAGCATGCTTCAATTTGCAGAAGGGAGTAATTATGGAGTGGTATTGGCAGGTGCAATTTTAGTGTTAATCCCATCTATATTAGTGTTTATGATTGGACAAAAGTCACTGGTCGCTGGAATGACGGCAGGATCAGTGAAGGGATAA
- a CDS encoding nucleobase:cation symporter-2 family protein: protein MEEMKRQTNLIYGVEDNPAFLKKLLFGLQHVFAAFSGIVVVPLVIAGALGFDSQMTTTLISASILAAGVATIIQARGIGPVGSRVACIMGTDFTFVSPAISVGSTLGMAGIVGATILGSLFEVVLSFFIKPLMKLFPPLVTGTVVCLIGLTLLPVSIDWAAGGSGASDYGSLLNISIAMIVLCVTLLLNRYGKGIISSAAILIGMAVGYVICIPLGLVDFTAVTEASWFAIPNILEYGITFDAKAVLAFIPAYFVTTIETVGCLKAIGETSDVEMTDKKMSSGILADAVGSICGGLVGSFSNTSFSQNVGLISLTKVASKHVALMAGILLVCLGLFPKLAGLINGIPQPVLGGVGLVMFGMVAAAGIKTLSRVELTDRNLLIIAASLALGLGVTFRPEVISGLPEALQMIFASGISTGTIVALVLNLVLKDMKPKKVQIKKVEVA from the coding sequence ATGGAAGAGATGAAGCGTCAGACAAATTTAATTTATGGGGTAGAGGATAATCCTGCTTTTTTAAAGAAATTGCTATTTGGATTGCAACACGTATTTGCAGCATTTTCAGGGATTGTCGTGGTACCACTTGTTATTGCAGGGGCTTTAGGGTTTGATAGTCAGATGACAACGACCTTAATTAGTGCGTCTATTTTGGCAGCTGGTGTTGCAACAATTATTCAAGCTCGCGGAATCGGGCCTGTTGGATCGCGAGTAGCTTGTATTATGGGAACGGATTTTACGTTTGTTTCACCTGCGATTTCAGTAGGTTCAACGCTTGGAATGGCGGGAATTGTTGGGGCAACGATCCTGGGTTCATTGTTCGAGGTTGTGTTAAGTTTCTTTATTAAGCCATTAATGAAGTTATTTCCACCGCTTGTTACAGGAACGGTCGTTTGCTTGATTGGATTAACCCTTTTACCAGTATCGATCGATTGGGCTGCAGGGGGAAGTGGTGCAAGTGATTATGGAAGTTTATTAAATATTTCAATTGCCATGATTGTTCTGTGTGTGACCTTACTCTTAAATCGCTATGGAAAAGGAATCATTAGTAGCGCGGCAATTTTAATTGGGATGGCTGTGGGGTATGTGATTTGTATTCCGTTAGGATTGGTTGATTTTACGGCGGTGACGGAGGCGAGTTGGTTTGCGATTCCGAATATTTTGGAGTATGGGATTACGTTTGATGCGAAAGCCGTGCTTGCCTTTATTCCGGCTTATTTTGTGACGACAATTGAGACGGTTGGATGTTTAAAAGCAATTGGTGAAACATCAGATGTCGAGATGACGGATAAGAAAATGAGTTCAGGGATTTTAGCTGATGCAGTGGGGAGTATTTGTGGAGGACTTGTTGGTTCTTTCTCAAATACATCATTTAGTCAAAATGTAGGATTAATTTCGTTAACAAAAGTTGCGAGTAAGCATGTGGCCTTAATGGCGGGAATTTTATTAGTCTGCCTAGGATTATTTCCTAAGTTAGCGGGACTTATCAATGGTATTCCACAACCTGTTCTTGGTGGAGTAGGATTAGTGATGTTTGGTATGGTAGCTGCTGCGGGGATTAAGACATTGAGTCGTGTAGAGTTAACCGATCGTAATCTGTTAATTATCGCCGCTTCTTTAGCATTAGGTCTTGGAGTGACATTTAGACCGGAAGTTATTTCAGGATTACCAGAGGCTTTGCAGATGATTTTTGCGTCAGGAATTTCAACGGGAACGATTGTGGCGCTTGTGTTAAATTTAGTTTTAAAAGATATGAAACCCAAAAAAGTGCAGATTAAGAAAGTTGAGGTTGCTTAG
- a CDS encoding HAD family hydrolase has translation MKAIFFDIDGTLIDTLNGVTQISSRVKRAIRQLQDEGNFVFIATGRPYSFLDEEIRNFGFDGYVLVNGAQVIVRDQVVYNQAMDKRFVKMFADILDDKGIQYVLVGERNSYLDKKSQEFYEFYESIHIPRSYFESEYRLEDLEIYKFEIFGKTSEVIEECKEWLKNYEEYGFFHSIHPSHLEVYYKENHKATGILKALEYLNLPIEESYAFGDGENDIEMLATVGCGIAMGNAAENVKRHAKQVTDSVSQDGVARGIGKYILCQKNDEYL, from the coding sequence ATGAAGGCTATATTTTTCGATATTGATGGGACGTTGATTGATACATTGAATGGAGTGACGCAGATTTCGTCGCGGGTTAAACGTGCTATTCGTCAGTTACAGGATGAAGGAAATTTTGTTTTTATTGCGACTGGAAGGCCATATTCTTTTTTAGATGAGGAGATAAGAAACTTTGGTTTTGATGGATATGTATTAGTTAATGGTGCGCAGGTTATTGTTAGGGATCAGGTTGTTTATAATCAAGCGATGGATAAACGGTTTGTGAAGATGTTTGCTGACATATTGGATGATAAGGGAATCCAATATGTATTAGTTGGTGAAAGAAACAGTTATTTGGATAAAAAGAGTCAGGAGTTTTATGAGTTTTATGAGAGTATTCATATTCCAAGAAGCTACTTTGAGAGTGAGTATCGTTTAGAAGACTTAGAGATTTATAAATTCGAAATATTTGGGAAGACGAGTGAAGTGATAGAGGAATGCAAGGAATGGTTAAAAAACTATGAAGAGTATGGCTTTTTTCACAGTATTCACCCTAGTCATTTAGAGGTCTATTATAAAGAGAATCATAAGGCAACTGGAATTTTAAAAGCGCTGGAGTATTTGAATCTTCCGATTGAGGAGAGCTATGCTTTTGGTGATGGGGAAAATGATATTGAGATGCTTGCTACAGTCGGATGTGGCATTGCGATGGGGAATGCTGCAGAGAATGTAAAGAGGCATGCTAAGCAGGTAACAGATAGCGTAAGTCAGGATGGGGTAGCAAGAGGGATTGGAAAGTATATTTTATGTCAGAAAAATGATGAATATTTATGA
- a CDS encoding xanthine phosphoribosyltransferase: MKSLKDRILKDGMALNETVLKVDSFLNHGVDAQLMYEVGTEFKNYFMDHGVTKIFTIESSGIAPTVMTAIQMDLPMVTLKKQASKVLKDDVYQTTVHSFTKATDYELTLSKKYISNEDKVLIIDDFLANGEAALGAIRLVEEAGAQVAGIGIVIEKSFQPGRQLLMDKGYEVYSLARINKLGKGIIEFVEE; the protein is encoded by the coding sequence ATGAAGAGTTTGAAAGATAGAATTTTAAAGGATGGAATGGCATTAAATGAAACAGTATTAAAGGTTGATTCTTTCTTAAATCATGGGGTGGATGCCCAGTTAATGTATGAGGTTGGGACAGAATTTAAAAATTATTTTATGGACCATGGGGTAACGAAAATTTTTACAATTGAAAGTTCAGGTATTGCTCCAACTGTCATGACGGCGATCCAAATGGATTTACCGATGGTGACATTAAAGAAGCAGGCCTCTAAAGTATTAAAGGATGATGTGTACCAAACAACAGTTCATTCTTTTACAAAGGCAACGGATTATGAATTGACACTGTCAAAGAAATATATTTCTAACGAAGATAAAGTTTTAATTATTGATGATTTTTTAGCAAATGGAGAAGCGGCACTTGGAGCCATCCGTTTGGTTGAGGAAGCGGGGGCACAAGTAGCGGGGATTGGAATTGTGATTGAAAAGTCATTCCAACCTGGACGCCAATTGTTAATGGATAAAGGATATGAGGTTTATTCCCTCGCTCGTATTAATAAATTAGGAAAAGGGATAATTGAGTTTGTAGAAGAATAA
- a CDS encoding RsmF rRNA methyltransferase first C-terminal domain-containing protein — MSLPKDFLDKMQELLQDEYDLFIKSYEQEKSLGLRLNLLKTDKDHFIKINHMHLTPIPWVLEGFFYQQADRPGKHPYHEAGVYYIQEPSAMSVGTFVGALPGERVLDLCAAPGGKSTHLASQLQNDGLLVTNEIYPQRAKILSQNIERMGVKNAVVLNESPQTLAKHFPSFFDRIVVDAPCSGEGMFRKDEVAQEEWSLDNVLNCASRQADILEEAATMLRPGGRMVYSTCTFAPEENEQAIASFIERHPEFKIESVDSYEGFSEGRVEWSGYEMEEIKRTYRLWPHRVHGEGHYVAVLKKMEDPEVREPKRQFVKPLKDKKKLAPYLEFAKETFINVPSGDYVLFGDQLYIVPSGMLSFDGLKVVRAGWHLGTMKKNRFEPSHALALSLNQADVKHSISLAADSEEIATYLRGGTLPFEGEKGWYLICVDGYSLGWAKLANHMLKNHYPKGLRWN; from the coding sequence ATGTCATTACCAAAGGACTTTTTAGATAAGATGCAAGAGTTACTTCAAGATGAGTATGATTTATTTATAAAAAGTTATGAGCAGGAGAAATCACTAGGGTTACGACTTAATTTATTGAAAACCGATAAGGATCATTTTATAAAGATAAATCATATGCATTTAACACCTATTCCATGGGTTTTAGAAGGCTTTTTTTATCAGCAAGCTGATCGTCCAGGAAAGCATCCGTATCATGAAGCGGGAGTTTATTATATTCAGGAACCGAGTGCGATGTCGGTTGGAACGTTTGTAGGGGCTTTACCTGGGGAGCGTGTGTTGGATTTATGTGCGGCGCCAGGTGGAAAAAGTACGCATCTTGCTTCTCAGTTACAGAATGATGGATTGTTAGTTACCAATGAAATTTATCCACAACGCGCTAAAATTCTTTCGCAAAATATTGAGCGTATGGGGGTTAAAAATGCAGTTGTGTTAAATGAGAGTCCTCAAACGTTAGCGAAGCATTTTCCTTCTTTTTTTGATCGAATCGTCGTAGACGCGCCATGTTCGGGTGAGGGGATGTTTAGAAAGGATGAGGTAGCGCAAGAGGAGTGGAGCCTTGATAATGTATTGAATTGTGCAAGCCGTCAGGCGGATATTTTAGAAGAGGCGGCAACGATGTTACGACCAGGTGGGCGTATGGTTTATTCAACGTGTACATTTGCACCAGAGGAGAATGAGCAGGCGATTGCTTCATTCATTGAACGACATCCAGAGTTTAAAATTGAATCTGTGGATAGTTATGAAGGATTTAGCGAAGGGCGAGTGGAATGGTCAGGGTATGAGATGGAGGAGATTAAGCGAACGTATCGTTTATGGCCACATCGAGTTCATGGGGAAGGGCATTATGTGGCTGTCTTAAAGAAGATGGAAGATCCTGAGGTTCGTGAACCGAAACGTCAGTTTGTTAAACCGTTAAAGGATAAGAAGAAGCTAGCGCCCTATTTAGAGTTTGCGAAGGAGACGTTTATCAATGTTCCTTCAGGGGATTATGTTTTATTTGGCGATCAGTTGTATATTGTTCCCTCAGGTATGCTATCTTTTGATGGATTAAAGGTGGTACGTGCGGGATGGCATTTGGGAACGATGAAGAAGAATCGTTTTGAACCGTCTCATGCCTTAGCGCTTTCATTAAATCAAGCAGATGTTAAACATTCCATCTCGCTTGCGGCAGATAGTGAAGAAATCGCGACGTATCTACGAGGAGGAACCCTTCCTTTTGAAGGTGAGAAAGGTTGGTATTTAATCTGCGTCGATGGGTATTCGCTTGGATGGGCGAAACTTGCGAATCATATGTTGAAGAATCATTATCCTAAAGGGTTACGATGGAATTAA
- a CDS encoding leucine-rich repeat domain-containing protein, producing MTELEPLVKLQTLILSNNQISSLELSPLKYLKNLTHLELENNQLITISDLEGLTKLTYLSLDRNNISDITPLRPLVSLETLKLMANNIGTIRAIENLTNLKNLDISQNRINNITPLKDLLQLESLSMSYNKIRDISSLQDLSNLKELQAGGNEISDIYALADLQNLEQLELPINQITDISPLANLKNLSDPVLYDQQITLPTQVSYTHNLSVSNPLINRLSETIRPSEISDNGQYNSATNSIEWTNLNGKGTLSFIFNVDYANPSSFSGIVYQPYLILSGATGPAGPQGATGQTGPRGLTGATGQTGATGQTGPRGLTGATGPQGDTGQTGPRGLTGSTGPQGATGQTGPRGLTGATGPQGPRGAEFSGDNRQYISKPHSELSIRPNDFIPVYPILNIDFGDNNNLHSSKLHTTIELDPHSIYLITYHTSAYHCHNCDNLPISVELMTNYKRCLGSKAIVTADERQLVELSGTIVLKTTDITSLSLVNTSKIDVHFIYTSIAIIKVNEE from the coding sequence ATCACAGAATTAGAACCACTAGTTAAACTACAAACACTTATCCTATCTAATAATCAAATATCATCACTAGAATTATCTCCATTAAAATACTTAAAAAACCTAACTCATTTGGAACTAGAAAATAATCAACTTATTACGATTTCAGATTTAGAGGGTTTAACAAAACTAACCTATTTATCCCTCGATCGAAATAATATCAGTGACATAACGCCTCTTAGACCGTTAGTCTCTCTTGAAACCTTAAAACTGATGGCTAATAACATTGGTACCATCAGAGCAATCGAAAATCTAACAAATTTAAAAAACTTAGATATTAGCCAAAATCGTATCAACAATATTACACCGTTAAAAGACCTACTTCAGCTTGAAAGTTTATCCATGTCTTATAACAAAATACGTGATATCTCTAGTTTACAAGATTTATCAAACTTAAAAGAACTCCAAGCAGGTGGAAATGAAATATCCGATATCTATGCTCTAGCAGACCTTCAAAATCTGGAACAATTAGAGCTTCCGATTAATCAAATTACTGATATTTCCCCCCTAGCAAATTTGAAAAACTTAAGTGACCCTGTCTTATATGACCAACAAATAACACTACCAACCCAAGTTTCCTATACACATAACCTTTCGGTGAGTAACCCTCTTATCAATCGCTTAAGCGAAACAATTCGACCATCTGAAATCAGCGATAATGGTCAATACAATTCTGCAACAAACTCGATCGAATGGACGAACCTTAATGGAAAGGGAACACTAAGTTTTATATTCAACGTTGATTATGCTAACCCCAGTAGTTTCTCTGGGATTGTTTATCAACCTTATTTAATTCTAAGTGGAGCCACTGGTCCAGCAGGACCTCAAGGGGCCACTGGGCAAACTGGTCCCCGTGGATTAACCGGAGCTACTGGACAAACCGGGGCTACTGGACAAACCGGTCCTCGTGGATTAACCGGAGCTACCGGACCTCAAGGGGATACTGGACAAACTGGTCCCCGTGGATTAACCGGTTCTACTGGACCTCAAGGAGCCACTGGACAAACTGGTCCTCGTGGATTAACCGGAGCTACCGGGCCTCAAGGTCCTCGTGGGGCTGAGTTTTCAGGTGATAATAGACAATATATTTCAAAACCTCATTCAGAACTCTCTATCCGTCCTAATGATTTTATTCCCGTCTATCCGATTTTGAATATCGATTTTGGGGACAATAATAATCTGCATTCTAGTAAATTACACACAACTATTGAACTTGATCCCCATTCTATCTACCTTATCACCTATCATACATCAGCCTATCACTGTCATAACTGTGATAACCTTCCTATTAGTGTAGAATTAATGACTAACTATAAAAGATGTCTGGGATCAAAAGCGATCGTTACCGCAGATGAAAGACAACTAGTCGAACTAAGTGGTACTATTGTCTTAAAAACCACGGATATCACTTCTCTATCTCTCGTTAATACATCTAAAATAGATGTGCATTTTATCTACACATCCATCGCAATCATTAAAGTTAATGAAGAATAA